From the Mesotoga prima MesG1.Ag.4.2 genome, the window AATAACACCCCCAATAGTTTTTTACTTACCGGTCGGTAAAATACTAGTCCTTCAATACTACATCTATATGTCATTTACAACAAGATTATGCAACATTGGGCTCGAGCATGCAGCTATTCTCCTCGCCGAAAGGATGATGGATAGCAATTCTGCGTTCTATAAAAGAATTCATTTAGATTGAGATATAATCGCGACTTCTTACCCCCAAAAGACTTTTACTGAGGTGAGGCTTTCAATATCAAAAAACATCAAGACAATTTGAATCAGCCCTGGAAATACCGCCGTAAATCATCATAATTAAACCCATTCAAAAGGGCGTCACAATAGGCACATCATGTTATATAATTGATGCTTCCATAAAGGAGGTGGTGTATATGGCAGATAGCTTTGATTGTTTCCTTAACCCCATGGGTTCTTACACCGCGCTTCTTTTGGAATCTAATTGCTGAAACGCGATTTCTTCCGATTATTCAACCACGGCGGTAAGAACCCGTGGTTTTTTCTTTCTTTAAACAGTCTCGAATAATTGGAGGTTAATCATGATTGGTGAGGTAACTAATGTTCAAAAAGGCATGATAGAAGTAAGATCAGAGTCAGGCGAATTCTTCCGCTGTCTTCTCAGAGGAAAGCTTCTTCAAAAGGAAAGAACAGAGAAGAACGTTGTTGCCGTTGGCGACAGGGTGCTTTTCGAAAGGCTTCATAAGGACCAGGGAATAATTACCGAGGTTCTTCCCCGTGACAAATGTCTTGTCAGGAAAGGGGCAGGCAAAAAAGGTAGACATCTCCATCAGGTTATCGCCGCAAACGTTGATCAGGTTCTTATTGTCGTGGCGATAAAGGATCCTCCTTACCACAAGAACTTGATAGAAAGGTACATTACTGCAGCGAGAGGGTCGGATCTTGACGTGACGATTGTCTTTAACAAAGCCGACCTGGGCCTATCTGAAGAAACGAAGGCGGATATCCAGAAATATCGTGACCTAGGGTACAGAGTCTTTCTCACCAGTACCGTCTCAAATTTAGGGATAGAAGAGGTCAAGTCGGCTCTTCAGGGGAGGTCTTCGGTTTTGGCCGGAAGTTCCGGCGTCGGAAAATCCTCTCTAGTAAACGCAATTTGCAATTCAAACGTTAGAACGGGCGAAGTAAGCGATTCCACACACAAGGGAAAGCATACAACCACTTCCTCTCAGGTGCATCTCCTCCCTGATGA encodes:
- the rsgA gene encoding ribosome small subunit-dependent GTPase A — encoded protein: MIGEVTNVQKGMIEVRSESGEFFRCLLRGKLLQKERTEKNVVAVGDRVLFERLHKDQGIITEVLPRDKCLVRKGAGKKGRHLHQVIAANVDQVLIVVAIKDPPYHKNLIERYITAARGSDLDVTIVFNKADLGLSEETKADIQKYRDLGYRVFLTSTVSNLGIEEVKSALQGRSSVLAGSSGVGKSSLVNAICNSNVRTGEVSDSTHKGKHTTTSSQVHLLPDEGRIIDVPGMREFAISGTEGLDEAFEDIVELSAKCRFRNCTHTVEPGCAVRQAVANGILDERRLQNYLRMKTEV